CTCAACCGTAACAATCATAAGAACAGGTGAAACAAGGGAGCAGGTGGTTGTAGAAACTGGAGTCTCAACCGACAGAGGAACCACCGAAATTCTGAGTGGTGTAAATGAAGGGGACAGAGTTGTCGTTTTAATGCCCTAAATCAAAATGACATTTGATGACATAAAAGTAGCAATCTTTCTCGTAGTCCGATATGTTCGTGGTGCTAACATATGGACTACCATACTGGTAATTTTTGTGATGCTCCTGACATTTTTGAACCTTGTCGTGATTGGTGGTCTGTTAGAAGGAATAATCGTGGGCTCTCTTGACGGCTTCCGTCTAAGATATGCAGGTGATGTTTTTTTAACCGCAAATGACAACCGACCATACATTGACAGAACACAGGATGTGATAAAAAAGATTGAAGGTAGCCCGTGGGTAAAAGACTACAGTGTCCGATACATAGGCAGTGCATCTCTGTTTGAATCAGAAGAATTTTATGGCGCTGTAAATCCCAATGTCATCCCCCGTTCTGTCGGCGCTTCCGTTCACGGCGTCGACCCCGTGAAAGAGTCTTCGGTTGTCGGTCTACATCAAAGAATAATTGAAGGATCTTACCTCACAAACAATGACAGAGGGTGGATATTGGTCGGCAGAGGACTGGTCGCACGACATTCTCCCTTTGGCGAGTTCGTCCTTAGGGATGTATATCCAGGTGATGAAATTTATGTAAGCATATCTGGCGGACCTGTAAAAAAATACAGATTGAGAGGCGTGTTTGGGACAAAATCAGGAGAGTTTGATCTAAGCATAGTAATGCTTGAAAATGAGCTGCGCAAAATACTCGGCAGAACAGACAGAAACGCAAGCCAGATAGCAGTCAGAGTACTTGACGGAGTAAATGCCGACAACGCAAAAGAAGAACTCCTTGCAATTGGGACAGGCAAGTATGCAAAAGTGCAAACCCCTGCCGAAGCGATAGGACCTTTTCTCAATGACATAAGAAACACATTTTTCACACTCGGTGCCGCCGTAGGTGTGATAAGTTTAATCGTCTCTTCAATAACAATATTTATAATAATATTTGTTAATGCCGTCTCAAAACAAAGACACATAGGAATATTAAAAGGCATAGGAGTCACACCAGTCGCGATAGAAATATCTTATGTGCTTTACGCCCTTTTCTATGTGCTCATAGGAATGCTGCTCGGACTCTCGTTGCTATACTTCTTTTTAGTTCCTTACTTTGAAGCAAACCCCATAAACTTTCCTTTCTCTGACGGCATATTATATGTAACCACCGCAGGCATAACACTTCGCTTGTCATTTCTTGTAGTAACCACAATCATCGCAAGCTACATCCCAGCAAAATTAATTGTGAGAAAGCCGGCAATTCAAGCAATTATGGATCAATAAACAATATGGAAACAATACTCAAAGCAAAAAAAATAATAAAAACTTATCACGACGGCGACAAAATCACACCCGTCTTAAAGGGCATTGACCTGTCATTTCCAAGAGGATCTTTTTTCTCAATAACAGGAAAGTCAGGAACAGGAAAAAGCACCCTCTTATACAGCCTAAGCCTTTTAGACAACCCAACCTCTGGTGAAATATTTTTGGGAAAAGACAACATCCCTGCAAACACACTCTCAACCAAGAAAAGAGTCAGATATCGCCTTGAAAACTTTGGCTTTGTCTTTCAGTATTACGCCCTTATACCAGAGATGCTCGCTTGGGAAAATGTTGCCGTTCCGATGCTCATGCTCGGAGAATCAAAAGATGTCGCCAAAGAACGCGCAATAGAAGTTCTCAAGCGACTTGGCTTGGGAGAACGGTTTGACCATCTCCCATCTCAACTCTCCGGCGGCGAAAGCCAAAGAGTTTCAATCGCCCGCTCAATAGCACACAAACCTAAAATCTTGTTTGCAGACGAACCAACAGCAAATCTTGACACAGAAAGATCAAAACAGGTCATAGACATATTCAAAGAACTCAACGAGGAAGGGCAGTCCATCGTCATGGTTACACACGAGGAAGAATACGCGCGAGAAGCAAAAAAAATGATAGTCATTCAAGACGGCAAAATAATAAAAGAAGAGGAGCTGAGAAAATGAGACAATTTCCACACCCAACTTACCAAAACTTGCATCAAAACCACTTTTTGTATTATCATATACTTGGTTAGGGTTAAGAATAATCTTGACCTTGTTCTTTTTCACAACGACAAAGGGGTGTTAGAAATGACAATAGCAAATGTAGCAGGTGCAACAGGTGAATCGTCTTCAGAGGACAATCCCGAAGGGCAACTGAGGGTCTCAGTCACTCCCAAAGTAGCGAAGAGAGATCGCTTACTGGAACAAATCACCGACAACTTTGAGGGGATTCTGAAGCGTATCAGGGTTGGTCTTGATCTTGACAAGGAAACGAATCTGGTAAGGAATCTGGTTTTGAAAGCTCCAGAAAGGGCTTTGCGAGACCAAGAGTTCTGGGCTACTTTGAAGGAAATCTTTGTTAAGAATAGAGAGAATTCTCTTGGTCTTACCTCGGAAGAGATGAGGCACATGTTGGGAGGGTATCTGAAAAGGGATTTTTTCCCTTCCAATATGGAAGAAGAGGTCATGCTCTCTTTCCTCAAGATCATCCACCACCATCACCGCAACGGAACTTTGTTTGAGTATAGAAATATGCTCAAACAGTTGGCAAAGAGGGATGCCAACGGAAGTGAAGAAAAAAAGGAGGGTCGTATAAACGGTCATAGGGTGGCATAACTCAAATGCCGTCAAGGGCTGTTTGAGAAGCCCCACGCCTTTGGCGTGGGGCTTTCACTTTTCCAAATTTTTTACACAAAAAATGGTATAATTATTTTAATGAAAAAAACTTTCAAAGAATACGAAGATTTTACAGAAACAACCGCAAGATATGACAGGTCTGACAGCCTAAGAGAAGCCGCTTATCTGACACTCGGACTGACCAGCGAAGCAGGCGAAGTAGCAGATAAATTAAAAAAATTTATTCGCGACCAAAAGGGAAAAGACATAGAACAAATGAGCGAAGACCAGAAAAAAGAGATAGCAAAAGAACTGGGTGATGTTCTTTGGTACACCGCCCGCCTCTCCATAAGGTTTGGTTCATCGCTTGAAGAAGTCGCAAACAAAAATATTGAAAAATTACAATCCAGAAAAGACAGAAGCAAATTACATGGATCTGGGGATAACAGATAACTTGACATTATGAACGCACTTTGTAACAATAAAAACAGGTTCTTTAAAAACAGGAGGTAAGACCATGAGTGACGTCTACCTGCCACAACAACCCCAAAACATAGAGGTCCAATACCTCGATCTCTTAATGGGGACAATGGAGTGTGGCAATATTCGTGATGGAAGAAATGGGAAAACCCTTTCTCTTTTTGGCGAGATAATTCGCCACGACATGTCTTTGGGGTTTCCTCTTTTGACGACAAAGTACATGCCCTTCCACCTCATCTTGAGTGAACTTCTTTGGTTCATCTCTGGCTCAACCGACACCAGAATCTTGAACGATCTTGACTGCAAGATATGGAATGCCAACGCAAACGCTGGCTATTGGTTGGAAAGAGGTTATGCCAAGTTTGAAGGAGATGCGGGCAGAGTATACGGTGCACAGTGGAGAGGGTGGGCAAGGCCAAACGGATCACATGTAGACCAGTTGGCGAAGGTGATAAAGATGATCAAGGAAACTCCAAGCGATAGGAGACTGGTTGTCCAAGCCTTCAACCC
This DNA window, taken from Candidatus Campbellbacteria bacterium, encodes the following:
- a CDS encoding nucleoside triphosphate pyrophosphohydrolase family protein — protein: MKKTFKEYEDFTETTARYDRSDSLREAAYLTLGLTSEAGEVADKLKKFIRDQKGKDIEQMSEDQKKEIAKELGDVLWYTARLSIRFGSSLEEVANKNIEKLQSRKDRSKLHGSGDNR
- a CDS encoding ABC transporter ATP-binding protein; the protein is METILKAKKIIKTYHDGDKITPVLKGIDLSFPRGSFFSITGKSGTGKSTLLYSLSLLDNPTSGEIFLGKDNIPANTLSTKKRVRYRLENFGFVFQYYALIPEMLAWENVAVPMLMLGESKDVAKERAIEVLKRLGLGERFDHLPSQLSGGESQRVSIARSIAHKPKILFADEPTANLDTERSKQVIDIFKELNEEGQSIVMVTHEEEYAREAKKMIVIQDGKIIKEEELRK
- the thyA gene encoding thymidylate synthase, which produces MSDVYLPQQPQNIEVQYLDLLMGTMECGNIRDGRNGKTLSLFGEIIRHDMSLGFPLLTTKYMPFHLILSELLWFISGSTDTRILNDLDCKIWNANANAGYWLERGYAKFEGDAGRVYGAQWRGWARPNGSHVDQLAKVIKMIKETPSDRRLVVQAFNPGELDQMCLPPCHMGFQFYSANGELSLMMFQRSCDMFLGVPFNIASYALLLCFVAQIVGQTPKELKIVLGDFHIYANHMDAVKEQLSRKTHPLPKLVINKNIKALKDLELGKKGGVPIDKDAVKRVAWLEGYTHEPAIRAEMAV